From the Leptospira biflexa serovar Patoc strain 'Patoc 1 (Paris)' genome, one window contains:
- a CDS encoding DUF3592 domain-containing protein has protein sequence MKTKIVSRFLQILALYIFLSSSYYVLGRIFTIRDGEKINGKVVTSYKELDYSTQTSGKRYGTSHYILRPIIQYQINGETNEIHGEILGEVGKEYQIGQSVPLYYLPNQPSYAIINTFSELWAKPIQSFIWSIMIFLIGTFLDKIIKNIKEKVSAFFNSFLL, from the coding sequence ATGAAAACGAAAATAGTTTCTCGATTCTTACAAATCCTTGCTCTGTACATTTTTTTATCTTCGTCTTATTACGTTTTAGGAAGGATTTTCACCATTCGCGATGGAGAGAAAATTAACGGTAAGGTGGTAACTTCTTATAAAGAATTAGACTACAGCACTCAAACCAGCGGCAAACGTTATGGTACAAGTCACTACATTCTAAGACCAATCATCCAATACCAAATCAATGGAGAGACCAATGAAATTCATGGCGAAATTTTAGGTGAAGTAGGTAAGGAATACCAAATTGGCCAATCAGTCCCTTTATACTATCTTCCCAACCAACCTAGTTATGCGATCATCAATACTTTTTCTGAACTTTGGGCCAAACCGATTCAATCATTCATTTGGAGTATTATGATCTTTTTGATTGGGACTTTCTTAGATAAAATCATCAAAAACATCAAAGAAAAGGTTTCTGCTTTTTTCAATTCATTCTTGTTATAA
- a CDS encoding AraC family transcriptional regulator: protein MNLIPIVGAVVSFLLAISYWIESIQKEIGKNKNYFQLVFHDSPPIFLFLSVTVLLLHIYCELTNQIHSIPFFYGIHVPSIFLIGPLSYLFFEEMSGETFFKIRFLHFIPSIWCLFLVYSFKPDGYQLSTLTSDHPNLKSFTDWINFLLGFGVVSILIYILMILVRVLRWKLQSKGKIESSFHPFLFLLIYSLFVIVLFVLAQLAFMDLFLPACFAFTLLLVTLLIVRMNFRDYLGHFKAEIRDARYKESRLKGVDIPMVLQRMEELMKLDRLYLNDRLTLTSLAKRLEINTHQLSEILNTKLGCSFRNYINQFRLLEAEKMLLEKREMTILNIIYASGFNSKSSFHKLFQDRYGVSPQIYRSKSK from the coding sequence ATGAATTTGATTCCAATTGTAGGGGCGGTGGTATCTTTTTTATTGGCCATTTCGTATTGGATTGAATCGATTCAGAAAGAGATTGGAAAAAACAAAAACTATTTTCAATTGGTTTTCCATGATTCGCCACCTATATTTTTATTTCTCTCTGTGACGGTTTTGTTACTTCATATCTATTGTGAATTGACAAACCAAATTCATTCCATTCCATTTTTCTATGGAATTCATGTTCCGAGTATTTTTCTCATAGGACCTCTTAGTTATCTTTTTTTTGAAGAAATGAGTGGCGAAACTTTTTTTAAAATCCGATTTTTACATTTTATCCCAAGCATTTGGTGTCTCTTTTTGGTTTATAGTTTTAAACCAGATGGATATCAGCTTTCTACTTTGACCTCTGATCATCCGAATCTAAAATCTTTTACTGATTGGATCAACTTTCTCCTAGGGTTCGGAGTTGTATCGATTTTGATTTATATTCTGATGATATTGGTTCGGGTACTCCGTTGGAAATTGCAATCGAAGGGAAAAATCGAATCTTCATTCCACCCATTTTTATTTTTACTGATTTATTCCCTTTTTGTAATAGTTTTGTTTGTTTTGGCTCAATTGGCTTTTATGGATCTTTTTTTACCTGCTTGTTTTGCATTCACCTTACTTTTGGTTACGTTACTGATCGTAAGAATGAATTTTAGAGATTACCTAGGTCATTTTAAAGCAGAAATACGTGATGCACGTTATAAAGAAAGTAGGTTGAAGGGAGTTGATATTCCTATGGTTTTACAACGTATGGAAGAATTAATGAAATTGGATCGACTGTATTTGAATGATCGATTGACATTAACAAGTTTGGCAAAACGATTAGAAATCAATACTCATCAACTTTCAGAGATATTAAATACGAAGTTAGGTTGTTCTTTTCGTAATTATATCAATCAATTCCGATTGTTGGAAGCAGAGAAAATGCTTTTGGAAAAACGTGAGATGACAATTCTAAATATCATCTATGCTTCTGGATTTAATTCTAAATCATCGTTTCATAAACTCTTTCAAGATCGGTATGGAGTTTCTCCTCAAATCTATCGATCAAAATCCAAATGA
- a CDS encoding DJ-1/PfpI family protein: MKQKSQFLPIHKRAKFISFLSVICLVVCLLTLSLYPESNPKIKKELENIPIKEKHKKPIVAVIGENQYTELTDFLIPFGILKRSGIVKIHALAPNRGIMNLFPALSLEIETSLDDFDSLHPEGADLVIVPAIHNAKNKTIIQWIQNQSKRGATIVGICDGVWTLGHAGLLKDKNATGHWYSMDGLKNQFTDTKWTQNRRYVQDQNIITTTGVTASLPISIAIIEFLADQKKAKRVAEEFGIPNWSANHNSEEFDFTWKHYLTAAKNLTFVWNYETIGMNLYEGIDEVSLALLADSYSRTYKSKAVAIGNHPFRTKSGILILPETKEEETNKIDLNVKIPIDQKPFVLFLENLHEIQKRYGKSTFQFVATQLEFSM; the protein is encoded by the coding sequence ATGAAACAAAAAAGTCAATTCCTTCCCATTCATAAGAGAGCGAAATTCATTTCATTCCTTTCTGTCATTTGTTTGGTGGTGTGCCTCTTGACTCTTTCGCTTTATCCAGAATCGAATCCTAAAATCAAAAAAGAATTAGAAAACATACCCATTAAAGAGAAGCATAAAAAACCGATTGTCGCTGTCATTGGAGAGAATCAATATACGGAACTTACTGATTTTTTAATCCCTTTTGGAATCTTAAAACGTTCTGGTATTGTGAAGATCCACGCTTTGGCACCAAATCGAGGTATTATGAATTTGTTTCCTGCTCTCTCTCTGGAAATCGAAACTTCATTGGATGATTTTGATTCCTTACACCCTGAAGGTGCTGACCTTGTCATTGTGCCTGCCATTCATAATGCAAAAAATAAAACGATCATTCAATGGATCCAAAACCAATCAAAACGAGGGGCAACGATCGTCGGAATTTGTGATGGAGTCTGGACTTTAGGACATGCAGGTCTTTTGAAAGATAAAAACGCAACAGGCCATTGGTATTCTATGGATGGTCTGAAAAACCAATTTACTGATACAAAATGGACTCAAAACAGAAGGTATGTCCAAGACCAAAATATCATTACGACAACGGGAGTCACCGCATCCCTTCCTATATCCATTGCGATCATCGAATTTTTAGCAGATCAAAAAAAGGCCAAAAGAGTGGCAGAGGAATTTGGCATACCCAACTGGTCTGCAAACCACAATTCAGAAGAGTTTGATTTCACTTGGAAACATTATCTAACTGCCGCAAAAAACCTAACTTTTGTTTGGAATTACGAAACCATTGGAATGAATCTTTACGAAGGCATCGATGAAGTATCTTTAGCGCTCCTTGCCGACTCCTACTCACGCACCTACAAATCAAAAGCAGTCGCGATCGGCAACCATCCCTTTCGAACAAAATCAGGGATTCTCATTTTACCAGAAACAAAAGAAGAAGAAACAAACAAAATCGATTTGAATGTAAAGATTCCAATCGACCAAAAACCATTTGTTTTGTTCTTAGAGAACCTCCACGAAATCCAAAAAAGATATGGGAAAAGTACCTTCCAATTTGTAGCAACACAATTGGAATTTTCAATGTAG
- a CDS encoding thioredoxin domain-containing protein — translation MIQIVQLIIMIFLYLSCGGSSFESNYLPESLPSEDSIKETLSSDVHLSQLNEKAHSLGKNLQEWKESEKSLVSDQEINTYWQREKVRLRNSIPDTDAIDRLRESIRMRIVWSRIFHKTNINIKQKPIYQSKSNLLTQLDVQYSPQFGNKKAKWVIVEWSDYLCGFCKKTFPHTKNLLLKYKTQIHYIHKDFPLDGESDQSLIPLVVSRCLWEKDPTQFSLHMQLLYAHANHLAKGEAISSNNWNYFTECISQTSNARYRNLVEADWEEAKKLGVSSVPTFWVNGRWILGALDAETWERVLEDTKP, via the coding sequence ATGATTCAGATTGTGCAACTCATCATCATGATCTTTTTGTATTTATCTTGCGGAGGTTCTTCATTTGAATCTAATTACCTTCCAGAATCTTTACCTTCTGAAGATTCGATCAAAGAAACACTTTCTTCGGATGTGCACCTCTCTCAATTAAACGAGAAGGCCCATTCCCTTGGAAAAAATTTACAAGAGTGGAAAGAATCTGAAAAATCTTTAGTTTCCGATCAGGAAATTAATACATACTGGCAGCGGGAAAAAGTTCGATTGCGAAATTCCATCCCAGATACAGATGCAATCGATCGTTTGCGAGAATCCATTCGCATGAGAATTGTTTGGAGTCGAATCTTTCACAAAACAAATATTAATATCAAACAAAAACCAATATACCAATCAAAATCAAATTTGTTGACTCAATTGGATGTACAATATTCACCTCAATTCGGAAACAAAAAAGCAAAATGGGTAATTGTGGAATGGAGTGATTATCTTTGTGGGTTTTGTAAAAAAACCTTTCCGCACACAAAGAATCTCTTATTAAAATACAAAACACAAATTCATTACATCCATAAAGACTTCCCTTTGGATGGAGAATCGGATCAAAGTTTGATTCCATTAGTTGTATCGCGGTGCTTATGGGAAAAGGATCCAACACAGTTTTCTCTTCATATGCAATTATTATATGCACATGCCAATCATTTAGCCAAAGGCGAAGCTATTTCTTCAAACAATTGGAATTATTTTACTGAATGTATCTCCCAAACATCTAACGCTCGCTATCGAAACTTAGTGGAAGCGGATTGGGAGGAGGCTAAAAAATTAGGTGTCAGTTCCGTCCCCACATTTTGGGTGAATGGAAGATGGATTTTAGGAGCCCTAGATGCAGAAACTTGGGAAAGAGTCTTGGAAGACACAAAACCTTAA
- a CDS encoding SH3 domain-containing protein: protein MKTKMDVRRSLGFLIFFLFSTLLLHCSSLGLKKSEPNDSIAYVTAKSGLFLREKPGKIYPKITLVPFGKEIIILKYTDVEDTIENIRAKWVEVKYKDFKGYMFSGFLSNSPFTYGISDQFHSSNAKPDDHFDALDPNLCKNAYDKVYCFSNHGYKLLKDGYYKKATTSFTSGLNLEPNNHHLLINRGYAYTLFGDYEKSLIDFEKAIQVNPNGYLAYFDRAVVYTKLKKFDLALLDLKKSIQHNSQSCMSYNNLGWVHLLRSEWEKAKIELEKARDCDPGSPYPYANLAIYHYMTKKDKVQTFELLKKALELHYDIRILYDNEGDGQFYKEWNQSPEFLKFIDKNKPN from the coding sequence ATGAAAACCAAAATGGACGTAAGACGATCACTTGGATTCCTAATTTTCTTTCTTTTTTCCACATTACTACTCCATTGTAGTTCTTTGGGTTTAAAAAAATCGGAACCGAATGACAGTATTGCGTATGTCACGGCAAAATCAGGATTATTCCTCCGAGAAAAGCCAGGTAAAATTTATCCTAAAATCACCTTAGTGCCATTTGGAAAAGAAATCATCATTCTTAAATATACTGATGTTGAAGATACAATCGAAAACATCCGAGCCAAATGGGTAGAAGTAAAGTACAAAGATTTTAAAGGTTATATGTTCAGTGGTTTTTTGTCAAATTCTCCATTCACCTATGGAATCAGCGACCAATTCCATTCCTCTAATGCAAAACCAGATGATCACTTTGATGCTTTAGATCCAAATTTATGCAAAAATGCATACGATAAAGTGTATTGTTTTTCCAATCACGGTTACAAATTACTGAAAGATGGTTACTACAAAAAAGCGACTACTTCGTTTACCTCTGGCCTAAACTTAGAACCAAATAACCATCATCTATTGATCAACAGAGGATATGCATACACGCTATTCGGTGATTATGAAAAAAGTTTAATCGATTTTGAAAAAGCAATCCAAGTCAATCCAAATGGATACCTAGCTTATTTCGACAGAGCAGTCGTATACACGAAATTAAAAAAATTCGATTTGGCTTTGTTAGATCTTAAAAAATCAATCCAACACAATTCCCAAAGTTGTATGTCTTATAACAATCTTGGTTGGGTCCATCTCTTAAGATCTGAATGGGAAAAAGCAAAAATCGAATTAGAAAAAGCGAGGGATTGTGATCCAGGTTCCCCATATCCTTATGCTAACCTTGCCATTTATCATTATATGACAAAAAAAGACAAAGTGCAAACTTTTGAATTACTAAAGAAAGCACTAGAACTTCATTATGACATTCGAATCCTTTATGACAATGAAGGAGATGGTCAATTTTATAAAGAATGGAATCAATCTCCTGAATTCCTTAAGTTCATCGATAAAAACAAACCTAACTGA
- a CDS encoding ankyrin repeat domain-containing protein, translating to MKVPTMKPFLIFKKIQLPVFLILLCIHPKLLFSQSKDMVKLEWYHYILLSPVLIIDGIKRGYAETKKNIQEYQTHQSLPELHKAVIQSDYEKTKSLVESGVHLETIDTKGATALFYAIELNRINIARFLITKNANVNVSNFQGRPAALSAIKNNQFDLIKMMLDHGLNLQNPKTGDTLLTIACAFKPTNFKLVQLLIERGVAINAKDKNHYSALMHLTTREEPNLDIIRYTIKKGADVNAKDQLGRSILRLLVEARTQNLILVQILLENGADLYVKDNEGKTIFDFINAYYDSPETDDLVLLLKRYKKKR from the coding sequence ATGAAAGTTCCAACGATGAAACCATTCCTAATATTTAAAAAAATCCAGTTGCCTGTATTTTTGATTCTCCTCTGCATTCACCCAAAGCTACTCTTTAGCCAAAGCAAAGACATGGTCAAACTAGAATGGTATCATTATATCTTACTTTCACCTGTTCTCATCATCGATGGCATAAAAAGAGGTTATGCCGAAACAAAAAAAAACATCCAAGAATACCAAACCCACCAGTCCTTACCTGAATTACACAAAGCAGTCATCCAGTCCGATTACGAAAAAACCAAATCCCTCGTGGAAAGTGGAGTTCATTTGGAAACGATAGACACCAAAGGAGCAACAGCATTATTTTATGCGATCGAATTGAATCGAATCAACATAGCTCGTTTCCTGATCACAAAGAATGCCAATGTGAATGTTTCGAATTTTCAAGGAAGGCCCGCGGCGCTTTCCGCAATCAAAAACAATCAATTTGATCTCATCAAAATGATGTTAGACCATGGATTGAACCTACAGAATCCAAAAACAGGTGATACCTTACTAACCATCGCTTGTGCTTTTAAACCAACTAATTTTAAACTCGTCCAACTTTTGATTGAGCGTGGTGTTGCTATCAATGCAAAAGACAAAAACCATTATTCTGCTTTGATGCATTTGACCACAAGAGAAGAACCGAATTTAGACATCATTCGATACACAATCAAAAAAGGTGCGGATGTAAATGCAAAAGATCAATTGGGAAGATCCATCCTTCGTTTACTTGTGGAAGCGAGAACTCAGAACTTAATATTAGTTCAAATTCTATTGGAAAATGGTGCTGATCTTTATGTTAAAGATAATGAAGGAAAAACTATTTTTGATTTTATCAATGCCTATTATGATTCCCCTGAAACAGATGATCTTGTTCTCCTTCTCAAACGATACAAAAAGAAACGGTAG